Proteins encoded in a region of the Corynebacterium breve genome:
- a CDS encoding PrsW family intramembrane metalloprotease produces MSKLFQISMIVAIVLTLPVLVGSLVQLLMISPAAAWANIGIAIFYIGVVVTLLRFTPLWPRWQGARGHTGVWWVLCALLWGGSVAPALVFAGGLSNTDLALTLNWEDSIMSFGGAWPEEPTKAIGVLFVLLAFRRLHRPWHGFVVGMIVGLGFETVENVLYGSMGAMYHAESDLYGMLEMWGLRMVYGPFLHIAMTGIAGWGIGLALFVAVRSLWWRLRVFALYFGVAFLAHFIWNYLPESSMVHNFTLGTAAVLLYGTWLFVWVRAWQMMRADHGYVFTQGALTSLAELPALPAPKLEPELQMPNALEAATGSSTSV; encoded by the coding sequence ATGTCGAAGCTATTCCAAATCTCCATGATCGTAGCGATCGTGCTCACGTTGCCCGTGCTGGTCGGCAGCCTGGTCCAGCTGCTGATGATCTCGCCGGCGGCCGCTTGGGCCAACATCGGCATCGCAATCTTCTACATCGGCGTAGTCGTAACACTGCTCCGGTTCACTCCGTTGTGGCCTCGCTGGCAGGGTGCTCGTGGCCACACCGGTGTCTGGTGGGTCCTGTGCGCGCTCCTGTGGGGCGGCTCGGTGGCGCCCGCTTTGGTGTTCGCCGGCGGGCTGTCTAACACGGATCTCGCGCTCACGCTGAACTGGGAGGACTCCATAATGTCCTTCGGCGGTGCGTGGCCCGAGGAACCCACCAAAGCGATCGGTGTGCTTTTCGTCCTGCTCGCTTTCCGACGACTCCATCGCCCCTGGCACGGTTTCGTCGTCGGCATGATTGTGGGCTTAGGATTTGAGACCGTGGAGAACGTCCTCTACGGCTCCATGGGCGCGATGTATCACGCGGAAAGTGACCTGTACGGGATGCTGGAAATGTGGGGTCTGCGCATGGTTTACGGGCCGTTTCTGCACATCGCCATGACCGGAATCGCTGGGTGGGGTATCGGTTTGGCGCTGTTCGTTGCAGTCCGCAGTTTGTGGTGGCGCTTGCGTGTTTTCGCCCTTTACTTTGGCGTAGCGTTTTTGGCGCACTTCATCTGGAACTACTTGCCGGAGTCGTCGATGGTGCACAACTTCACCCTTGGTACCGCGGCAGTATTGCTCTATGGAACGTGGCTGTTCGTGTGGGTGCGGGCGTGGCAGATGATGCGGGCCGACCACGGCTACGTGTTCACGCAAGGCGCTCTGACATCGCTGGCAGAATTGCCCGCATTGCCGGCCCCCAAACTAGAACCCGAATTACAGATGCCGAACGCCCTAGAGGCGGCGACGGGGTCGTCGACAAGCGTCTAG